The Paenarthrobacter aurescens region TACGCCGCCACGGACTTTGCTCAGGCCCACCGAGCACGGCGACCCCCGGAAGCCGTTGGCTGTTTCAAAGTCGATCGCCGTAAAGTCCAATGCCACTGGACAAGGTTACAGCCGGAAAAGGCCGCCCCTGCCGATTTCGACGGCGGGGCGGCCCTTCCAGCCTGCATTGTGGCCAACGCGACATGTGGTGGCCTATGGTGTGGCTTTGCGCAGGGTTGCGTAGGAACCTGCTGCGAGCACGCAGCACAGGAGCGCGGCCCACCCGCTGATGGTGAGCGGGGTCTGCTGGGCGAACCAGTTGCCAACGTGTCCCCATCCTTCAAACAAGGTGATAAGGGCGGCAAGGCCGATCAAGGCTACGGCTGTTCCCAAGGTAGAGACCAGGGTGCCTGTAGTGCCCCAGCGTTTGAAAATGGTTGCGAACCAAAAACCGATGATGAACATGAACATCATGACTACGAAGAAGAAAGCGGCTGTGGAGTACCAGGGGCCATCGGTAACCCACGGGATATTGAAGAAGTAGCCGTTCACACCCCAGCCGTTGCTTGCCCTTTCAAGGACGCCCCCGGCCATGTAGAGCACGGTCATCCCCAGGGCGATCAACGAGAAGAGGCCCAGGGTCCCCAGGTAGAATGCCCGCCGGCTGATGCTCAGCCCTTGGGAGAACGGGAAGACCAGGGTCATGCTCTGGATTCCAAGAACCAGGAAGTACCAGAGCGGCGCCTGGCTGCCGCCACCATTTTTGGCTTCTGAGACGGGAATGAGGGCGAAGATTGCCAGCGACATCAGGAAGGCCGCCCCCAGGATGGTCAACGGCCACCCTATATACGTCCACTTGTTGATCAGCTGCATCCGGGCAACTGCCATGGTCCTGCTCATCGCCTTGCCTCCATCGTGTGATCGGCGAATTCTTCACGGGCTGTTTCTGTTGCGCCTGCCCCGGCCATGGTCTTGCGAACCACCAATTGCTGCAGGGAAACCGGGGATAGTTCCAGGCCCAGCTCCCGGGCTTCGGTGCGTTCGCGGCCGCTGAGCACCTCGTCCACGGTCACAGAGGCCAGGGAGCCCAGCGTCTCGCGGTGCAGTATCCTGCGGCCGGCCAGGAAAGTGTCCACCTTTTCAGCCGAACCTGAAACCGTGACAGCCGAACCACGGATCTCCTCGGCATCGGCATCCATGATGATCTTCCCGTGGTCGATCACCACCACGTGTTCAAGGAGATTGGCAACCTCATCGATCAGGTGCGAGGAAAGGATGATGGTGCGGGGGTGCTGCGCGTAATCCTCCACCAAGCGGTCATAGAACAGCTGGCGGGCTACGGCGTCCAGCCCCAGGTACGGCTCGTCGAAGAATGTCAGCTCTGCACGCGAGGCCAAGCCAATAATCACTCCGACGGCGGACAGCTGACCACGCGAGAGCTTCTTGATCCGGCGCTTGAGGGGCAACTGGAATTCTTCGGCGAGGCGCTCGGCGAAGCCCTGATCCCAGTTTTTGTAGAAAAGGGCGGCGGAGCGGAAGGCATGGTGCGGTTGGAAATCATCCGGGTACTTCTGCGATTCACGGATGAAGCAGATCCGGGAGAGCACGGCCTCGTTCTCGTAGGCACTTGCGCCGAAGACGAGGGCTTCGCCGGAGGTGGCGAAGGCCTGGGCGGTGAGAATGGACATCAACGTGGTCTTGCCAGCTCCATTGCGTCCCAGCAGCCCGTAGATACGGTTCGCTGTGAGCTTGAGGTTGACGTTGTCCAAAGCATTGAGGTCTTTGTAATGCTTGATCAGGTTACGGGCCTCGACGACGGTCTCGTTCACAGGGCCGCGCTCCTTTCCTTATCTGTCGCATTGTCCGGCTCAAGCCCGGAGCTGCGTTCAATCATGGAATTCAGCTGCTCGGTTGTTATGCCCAGTTTTCGGGCTTCCAAGGCCAGCGGCTTGACGTACTGCTCAAAAAACTCTTCGGTCCGGCGTGCAACCAACTGTGCCCGCGCTCCTGTGGCAACGAACATCCCTATCCCCCTGCGTTTATAGAGAATTCCTGAATCCACCAGCAGATTGACGCCCTTGGCGGCAGTCGCCGGATTGATGCGGTGGAAAGCTGCGAAGTCGTTGGTGGAGGGAACCTGTGACTCTTCAGCCATGGTCCCGTCCACGATTCCGTTTTCAATGAGCTCTGCGATCTGCACGAAGATCGGTTTGCTGTCATCAATCATGAGCACCACCGCCTAACTGGTTCATTACTCATGTAACTAACCATACAACCGGGGAAATGAGAGTCAAGAGGCTCCCCCGAAAAACTCCATGACCACCGTCAAGTAGGCTTGATGGGTGATCTTTTCTGCGATAAGCGACCTTGCCGTATCCACAATCGGGGGCGCGGGCCCGGTTTCGCCGCCTATGGCTTCATTCCTTCCGGACTGGCTGAACCCCGACGTCTTCCTCCGCGATTCACCGTTGGGCCCCTGGGTGGTCCTCCTGGTCTGCGCCATTGTGTTCGCAGAAACAGGGCTCCTTGTGGGGTTCTTCCTGCCCGGTGACTCCATGCTGTTCACAGCAGGACTCCTGGTCTCCACCGGCGCCATCGAATTCAACCTGTGGGCCATGTGCGCCATGATCATCGTCGCTGCCATCATCGGCAACCAAACCGGCTATCTCATTGGATCCAAAGCCGGTCCTGCGATCTTCAATAAGCCGGACTCCCGGCTGTTCAAGAAGGAAAATGTGGAGAGCGCCCACGCTTTCTTCGAAAAACACGGCGGCAAGGCCCTGATCCTGGCGCGATTCGTTCCCATCATCCGCACTTTCGTGCCTGTGATCGTGGGCGTGGCACAAATGGACAAGCGCAAGTTC contains the following coding sequences:
- a CDS encoding ABC transporter ATP-binding protein; the protein is MNETVVEARNLIKHYKDLNALDNVNLKLTANRIYGLLGRNGAGKTTLMSILTAQAFATSGEALVFGASAYENEAVLSRICFIRESQKYPDDFQPHHAFRSAALFYKNWDQGFAERLAEEFQLPLKRRIKKLSRGQLSAVGVIIGLASRAELTFFDEPYLGLDAVARQLFYDRLVEDYAQHPRTIILSSHLIDEVANLLEHVVVIDHGKIIMDADAEEIRGSAVTVSGSAEKVDTFLAGRRILHRETLGSLASVTVDEVLSGRERTEARELGLELSPVSLQQLVVRKTMAGAGATETAREEFADHTMEARR
- a CDS encoding GntR family transcriptional regulator, whose protein sequence is MIDDSKPIFVQIAELIENGIVDGTMAEESQVPSTNDFAAFHRINPATAAKGVNLLVDSGILYKRRGIGMFVATGARAQLVARRTEEFFEQYVKPLALEARKLGITTEQLNSMIERSSGLEPDNATDKERSAAL
- a CDS encoding DedA family protein, with translation MSDLAVSTIGGAGPVSPPMASFLPDWLNPDVFLRDSPLGPWVVLLVCAIVFAETGLLVGFFLPGDSMLFTAGLLVSTGAIEFNLWAMCAMIIVAAIIGNQTGYLIGSKAGPAIFNKPDSRLFKKENVESAHAFFEKHGGKALILARFVPIIRTFVPVIVGVAQMDKRKFFLFNVIGAVLWGGGVTLLGAWLGQFEWVGNNIDIIFIVIVLISVIPIFIEIGRGFMAKRRAAAEGTDPVEEFIEEHEGGKHSEH